Within Pseudomonas paeninsulae, the genomic segment GGCGATACCCTGTTCATGCCCGATTACGGCACCGCTCGCTGCGATTTCCCCGGTGGCGACGCCCGGGTGCTGTTCCGCTCGATTCGCAAGCTGTTCGACTTGCCGAAGCAGACCCGTTTGTTCATGTGCCATGACTACAAGGCGCCAGGGCGCGAGGAGTTCCTCAACGAAACCACGCTGGCCGAGCAGCGTGCGCACAATGTGCATGTACGCGAGGGGGTCAGCGAGGATGAGTTCGTCGCCATGCGCCGCGCGCGTGACGCGACCCTGGGCATGCCGGCCCTGATTCTGCCGGCGGTGCAGGTGAACATGCGGGCCGGGCAGCTACCGCCGCCTGAGGACAATGGCACCCGCTACCTGAAAATTCCTCTTGATGTGCTTTGAGGCGATGCGGCTGGTCTCGCCAGCTGGCCTGTCGCGCGATCCTTTGGCCATGAATGCGCCGAGCGCAGGCTGTATCGACCGGGAGCCAGCCAGATGAGCCTGCGTCGCTGGCTGCCCTGCCTCGACTGGGGGCGGCGTTACAACCGCGCCACCGCCGCGCAGGATGGCCTGGCGGCGCTGATCGTCACCCTGATGCTGATTCCGCAGAGCCTGGCCTACGCCATGCTCGCCGGCCTGCCGCCGGTGACCGGGTTGTATGCCAGCATCCTGCCGCTGCTGGCCTATGCCCTGTTCGGTTCCAGCCGCACCCTGGCGGTCGGCCCGGTGGCGGTGGTGTCGCTGATGACCGCTGCCGCCCTGGGGCCGTTATTCCCCGCCGGCGGCGCCGAGTATGTCGGCGCCGCCATGCTGCTGGCGCTGCTGTCTGGACTGTTGCTCGCCGGCATGGCCCTGCTGCGTCTGGGCTTCGTCGCCAACTTCCTTAGTCATCCAGTGATTTCCGGCTTTATCAGCGCCTCCGGGATTCTCATCGCGGTCGGCCAGCTCAAGCATATCCTCGGTATTTCCGCCGCCGGCGAGACCCTCCAGCAGCTGCTGCCAGCGCTGCTGCACAACCTGTCGGCGGTGCACGGGCCGACCCTGTTGGTCGGTGTCTGCAGCCTGCTGTTTCTCTGGTGGGTGCGCGGCCAGCTCAAGCCTCTCCTGATGCGCCTGGGCCTGGGGGCGAACCTGGCCGGTAACCTGGCCAAGACCGGTCCGGTGCTGGCAATCATCGTATCGATCCTGGTGGTCGGCCTGTTGCAGTTGGAGCAGGCCGGAGTCAAGGTCGTCGGCGCAGTGCCGCAGGGCTTGGCCGGGCTGACCCTGCCGACCCTGGACTACCGCCTGGCCCTGCAGTTGTTGCCGGCGGCGCTGTTGATCAGCCTGGTCGGCTTCGTCGAGTCGGTGTCGGTGGCGCAGACCCTGGCGGCTAAACGCCGTCAGCGCATCGATCCGGACAGCGAGCTGCTCGGCCTGGGCGGCGCCAACCTGGCGGCGGCCTTCAGCGGTGGCTTCCCGGTCACCGGCGGTTTTTCCCGCTCGGTGGTCAACTTCGATGCCGGGGCGCAGACGCCCATGGCCGGCGTGCTGACCGCTGGCGGTATCGCCCTCAGCGTGCTGCTGTTGACCCCACTGTTGCACAACCTGCCGCAGGCGGTGCTGGCCGCGACCATCATCGTCGCGGTGCTCAGCCTGGTCGACCTCAAGGCGCTGACCCGCACCTGGCGCTATTCCCGCCAGGACGGCGCGGCGCATGCGGTGACTCTCGGCGGGGTGCTGCTGCTCGGCGTGGAGACGGGCATCCTGATGGGCGTCGGCTTGTCGCTGCTGCTGTTCCTCTGGCGCACCAGCCGTCCGCATGTGGCGGTGGTTGGTCAACTGCCGGGCAGCGAGCACTTTCGCAATATCGAGCGTTTCGACGTGGTGCAGAGCCCCAGCGTACTGTCGCTGCGGGTCGATGAGAGCCTGTATTTTCCCAACGCCCGCTTTCTCGAAGAGCGCATCGGCGAGCTGATCGCGGCGCGCCCGCAGGTCCGCCATCTGGTGCTGATGTGCCCGGGGGTCAACCTGATCGATGCCAGCGCCTTGGAAAGCCTGGAAGCCAGCGTCGAACGGCTGCATGCGGCTGGGGTGCAGCTGCACCTGTCGGAAGTGAAGGGGCCGGTGATGGATCAGCTACGCCGCTCGGATTTCCTCGAGCGCTTCGGTGGGCAGGTGTTCGTCAGCCAGTACCAGGCACTGTGCGCACTCGATCCGCTGAGCACACGGCGCGCCCTGACGCGAGGGTAGCG encodes:
- a CDS encoding SulP family inorganic anion transporter, with amino-acid sequence MSLRRWLPCLDWGRRYNRATAAQDGLAALIVTLMLIPQSLAYAMLAGLPPVTGLYASILPLLAYALFGSSRTLAVGPVAVVSLMTAAALGPLFPAGGAEYVGAAMLLALLSGLLLAGMALLRLGFVANFLSHPVISGFISASGILIAVGQLKHILGISAAGETLQQLLPALLHNLSAVHGPTLLVGVCSLLFLWWVRGQLKPLLMRLGLGANLAGNLAKTGPVLAIIVSILVVGLLQLEQAGVKVVGAVPQGLAGLTLPTLDYRLALQLLPAALLISLVGFVESVSVAQTLAAKRRQRIDPDSELLGLGGANLAAAFSGGFPVTGGFSRSVVNFDAGAQTPMAGVLTAGGIALSVLLLTPLLHNLPQAVLAATIIVAVLSLVDLKALTRTWRYSRQDGAAHAVTLGGVLLLGVETGILMGVGLSLLLFLWRTSRPHVAVVGQLPGSEHFRNIERFDVVQSPSVLSLRVDESLYFPNARFLEERIGELIAARPQVRHLVLMCPGVNLIDASALESLEASVERLHAAGVQLHLSEVKGPVMDQLRRSDFLERFGGQVFVSQYQALCALDPLSTRRALTRG